Below is a window of Frigoribacterium sp. SL97 DNA.
GCGACGTGCTCGGGCTGTCGTTCGTGGCCGGCATCGGGTTCACCGTGTCGCTCCTGGTCGGCGAGCTCGCCTACGGCGCCGGCAGCGAGCAGGACGACGTGGTCAAGGTCGGCGTCCTCGTCGGCTCGCTCCTCTCGGCCCTGGTCGGCGGCGCGATCCTGGCCGTGCGCGGCCGGGCCCGCGGCCGCCTCGACGCCTGACGGGTCCGCCGACCCGCGCCTCCTGCGGTCGCGTGCCTCGATCACGGCAGCGCAGGAGGCGCGGGTCAGCTCGCGGGACGCGTCGCGACGATCGCCTCCGCGGCCGCCACCAGCAGGCCCTTCATCTCGGGCGTGGCACCGCTCGCGTAGCCGACCTGCAGCCACGATCCGTCGCTCAGGAGGTCGACGTAGCACGAGCTGCCCTCCAAGCTGACGCAGACGAAGGTCGCCGCGTCCGCGCCGGCGACCGACACGGGTTCGCTGTCGTCGACCGGCTCGTAGGCCCATTCGCCGCCGGGGACGATGGTGACCCGGAACTCGCCGAAGGAGCCGTCCGCCACGGGCTGGTCACCGGCCTCGAGGGGCAACACCCATCGGCAGTCGACCGACGAGTCCTTCGTGTCGGAGATGCCGTCGCCGACCTCCGTCCATGTGTGCTCCGCCGGGCCGACCAGTTCCGGTGAACCGACGATGGTGGGGACGTCCGCGCCGCTGAGCACGGAGCAGGTGGCGTCGGCCCAGTCGGTGGCGGGCGGCTGCCAGACGGCCGTCGGCGTCAGCCCGACGAGAGCGGTCGAGAGGGACCGCAGGGCTGACGAGACGTCGGCCCGTGCCGTGTCCTCGCTCCAGGCGTCGGGTGACGGATCGAACGACCAGGACGAGTCGTCGTAGAACGAGAACGAGATCCACCACGGGTCCGCGACGACGGAGGCGCGGCAGGACGAATTCCCTTCCGTGCCGCACGAGATCACGGACGACCGTCCGAGGCCCAGCGAGGAGTCGCCGGCGTCGTGGCGCTCGCTCGTCCACCGTGTTCCGGTCGTCACGTCGTTCGACACCCGGACGACGACGTTCGAGTACGAGCCGGCTTCGGACCTCCAGACGCAGGAGAGCACGCCCTGCTGGGCCAGACCGGCCTCCGTCGTGCGGTCGTAGTTCTTCGGCAGCAGTTCCGGAGCGTAGACGGGGTCGGGGATGAACGCCGTGAGATCGATGCCGTTCGTCAGCGTCGCGCAGTCGATCGGCGCCGACGGCACCGGTGCCACCACCGGCGCCACCGTCGGCGTCGGCCGCGGCGTCGCCGTCGGCCGGACCGTCGGCGTCGGGGTGGGCGTGCTCGTCGGCGTGGCCGGTGCCGACGCCTGGAACGGCGAGGGCAGCATGCCGAGCGCCAGCGCTCCCGAGCCGCCGCCGATCGCCAGCAGGGCGGCCAGGCCGAGGCCGAGGCCGAGGTTCCGGTTGCGCTTCCGGCGCGGGGACTCCGTGGTGCGTTCGAGGACGTTCTGCTTCATCGTGACGAGCATGCGGTTCAGCTCGTCTCCGGTGGGGGGCTCAGAGTTCATCGTTCATCACCGCCTTCTTCTTCAGTCGCGATCGGGTGCGCGACACGCGTTGGGTGACGGCGCCGATGCTCAGGCCGACCTGGGCGGCGGCCTCGCCGTAGGGGCGCCCCTCGATGAGGCAGAGCTCGACGATCTGCCGGTCGACCGGGCCGAGGGCGTCGATCTCGTCGCGGACCCAGCGCAGCCGGTCGCGCGCCTCCTCGCCGTGGTCGGGGGCGACGAGGTCGTCGGGCAGTTCGTCGGTGGCGGCACGGGCCTGCTTGCGGCGCAGGTTCGCGGCGTGGTTGCGGCAGACGACCAGCAACCAGGGCAGCAGCGAGTCCTCGGGCAGGTCGATCTGGTCGACCTTCTTCCAGAGGGTCACGAACGTGTCCTGCACGATCTCCTCGACGTCCATCCGGGTGGCGGCCAGCGCCCACGCGTAGCGGGTCACCGTCGCGGCGTGCCGGTCGAACAAGGCCGACAGTGCCCGCTGGTCACCCCCGACCGTGCGTCTGACGAGCTCGTCGTCGCCTTCCGTGTCGTGATCCACGTCCACCCCCTTCACTAGAGGAGTGTCGCGGAACCGGCGAACCTGACACGGGACCCCCGACGGATCGGCGGGCGGCGCGTCCCGACGGCACGGGACCCGGCCACCCGGGGTCGGTACGGTGTCCGCATGACCCCGACCCGCGCCTCCGTCCTGTTCGTCTGCCAGAAGAACGGGGGCAAGTCGCAGATGGCCGCCGGGCTGATGCGTGACCTCGCCGGCGACGAGGTCACGGTCGCGTCGGCCGGCACGACGCCCGGCACCGACCTCAACGCGCAGTCGGTCGAGTCGCTCGCCGAGCTCGGCATCGACCTCGGCGACGAGCACCCCAAGGCCCTCACCGAGCAGATGGTGCGCGACGCCGACGTGGTCGTCGTCCTCGGTCGGGAGGCGCGGGTCGACGAGGTCCCCGGCACCCGCTTCGAGACCTGGATCACCGACGAACCGTCCGAGCGGGGCGTCGAGGGCATGGAGCGCATGCGCCTCGTCCGCGACGACATCCGCGCCCGCGTCGCCGACCTGCACGCCCGCCTCTGACGCCGGGACGAACGAACGGAGGCGGTGGTGACCTCTCAACGTCACCACCGCCTCCCGGGCCGCCGCTGCCACGGCCACGGCCCACCCGCTCCGACCTCCACCGTGAACCGGGGGTCGGGGCGGGAGTCGGACCGGCTACCCCTTGACGCCGCCGGCGCTCAGGCCGGACTGCCAGAAGCGCTGGAGGAACAGGAACGCCACGACCAGCGGCAGGATCGACACGAACGACCCGGTCAGCACGGTCGAGAACAGCACCTGGGCGCCGCCGCCGCCGGTCGCCGCCTGCTGCCACTGCGCCAGGCCGACCGTCGCCGGGAACAGCGACGGGTCGTTCAGCATGATCAGCGGCAGGAAGTAGTTGTTCCAGGTCGAGACCAGGGCGAACAGCAGCACCGTGACGATGCCCGGCGCGAGCAGCCGGGACGCGATCGTCAGGAAGATCCGCAGTTCGCCGGCCCCGTCGATGCGGGCCGCCTCGAGCAGGCTGTCGTCGACCGCCTCGCTCGCGTAGACGCGCATCAGGTAGACGCCGAACGGGCTGACCAGCGACGGCAGGATGATCGCCCACGGGGTGTCGACGAGGTTCGCCGCGCTGAACAGCAGGTAGGTCGGGATCGCCAGCGCCGTCAGCGGCACCATGACCGCCCCGAGGATCAGCCCGAAGACGAACGACCTGCCCTTGAAGACGTACTTGGCCAGCGAGTAGCCGCACATCGTGGCGAGCACCGCCGCACCGACCGAGCTGACCACGGCGTAGAGCACCGTGTTGCCCATCCACTGCACGAAGATGCCGTCCTGGAACGTGAACAGCTGCGCCAGGTTGTCGCCCAGGGCGAAGGTGCGGCCGAAGGCCAGGCCGAACGTCGAGAAGATGTCGCCGTTGGTCTTCGTCGCCTGGATCGCCAACCAGACCAGCGGCAGCAGGAAGTACGCCAGCGTGATCCAGAGGATCACGGTGAGGATCGGCGTCTTGCGCTTGGACCGCTCGACGCGGCGTCGCGGGCGGCGATTGCCCGCGCCTCCGGAGCCCTCGAGGCGGCGGACGGGACGGTCGACGGACGTGGCCCCGGCGGTGTCGACGGGGGCGGGTGCGATCGTCACGACAGTCGCTCCTTGCGTGAGGTGGCGAGCTGCACCACGTAGCTGATGATCATGATGAGGAACCCGAGCAGGAACGCGATGGCCGCGGCGTAGTTGACGTCCTGGTTCTTGAACGCGACGTTGTACGCGTAGAGGTTCGGGGTGAAGTCCGACCCGATCGCGTTGGGCGCGATGCTGTAGAGCAGGTTGGGCTCGTTGAAGAGCTGGAACGACCCGATCACCGAGAAGATCACGGTCAGCAGGATCGCCGAGCGGATCGCCGGGATCTTGATGCTCCACGCCACCCGCCAGGGCCCGGCGCCGTCGATCTCGGCGGCCTCGTACATCTCGGTCGGCACGCTGCGCAGGGCGGCGTACAGCACGATCATGTTGTAGCCGATGAACTCCCAGCTGACGATGTTCATCGTGCTGCCGAGCACGTTCTGCGGCGACAGCAGGTCGGGCGGCGTGAGGCCGACACCGCTGATCACCTGGGCGATCAGGCCGGACTCGCGGCCGTAGAGGTAGCCCCACATCAGCGTCGCGACGACGCCGGGCACGGCGTACGGCACGAAGATCGCGAGGCGGACGAACTTGCTGCCGGCCACCCGGCCGGTGTCGAGGGCGAGGGCGACGAACAGGGCGATCACGAGCATGATCGGCACCTGCACGAAGAGGAACAGCGCGACCCGCCCGAGGCCGGCCCAGAAGCTCGGGTCGTTCAGTGCGCGGCTGTAGTTGGCGAGGCCCGAGAAGACCTGCCCGCCGACGAGCTGCGAGGTGAAGGTGCTCAGGTAGCC
It encodes the following:
- a CDS encoding carbohydrate ABC transporter permease; protein product: MSTSVTPRRDATRASSSRQPATPRRTSSLHRPQLVAAWALAIPFLLVFAAMFLVPLGYAGYLSTFTSQLVGGQVFSGLANYSRALNDPSFWAGLGRVALFLFVQVPIMLVIALFVALALDTGRVAGSKFVRLAIFVPYAVPGVVATLMWGYLYGRESGLIAQVISGVGLTPPDLLSPQNVLGSTMNIVSWEFIGYNMIVLYAALRSVPTEMYEAAEIDGAGPWRVAWSIKIPAIRSAILLTVIFSVIGSFQLFNEPNLLYSIAPNAIGSDFTPNLYAYNVAFKNQDVNYAAAIAFLLGFLIMIISYVVQLATSRKERLS
- a CDS encoding low molecular weight phosphatase family protein, which codes for MTPTRASVLFVCQKNGGKSQMAAGLMRDLAGDEVTVASAGTTPGTDLNAQSVESLAELGIDLGDEHPKALTEQMVRDADVVVVLGREARVDEVPGTRFETWITDEPSERGVEGMERMRLVRDDIRARVADLHARL
- a CDS encoding RNA polymerase sigma factor; protein product: MDHDTEGDDELVRRTVGGDQRALSALFDRHAATVTRYAWALAATRMDVEEIVQDTFVTLWKKVDQIDLPEDSLLPWLLVVCRNHAANLRRKQARAATDELPDDLVAPDHGEEARDRLRWVRDEIDALGPVDRQIVELCLIEGRPYGEAAAQVGLSIGAVTQRVSRTRSRLKKKAVMNDEL
- a CDS encoding carbohydrate ABC transporter permease; its protein translation is MTIAPAPVDTAGATSVDRPVRRLEGSGGAGNRRPRRRVERSKRKTPILTVILWITLAYFLLPLVWLAIQATKTNGDIFSTFGLAFGRTFALGDNLAQLFTFQDGIFVQWMGNTVLYAVVSSVGAAVLATMCGYSLAKYVFKGRSFVFGLILGAVMVPLTALAIPTYLLFSAANLVDTPWAIILPSLVSPFGVYLMRVYASEAVDDSLLEAARIDGAGELRIFLTIASRLLAPGIVTVLLFALVSTWNNYFLPLIMLNDPSLFPATVGLAQWQQAATGGGGAQVLFSTVLTGSFVSILPLVVAFLFLQRFWQSGLSAGGVKG